In Thermobaculum terrenum ATCC BAA-798, one genomic interval encodes:
- a CDS encoding NUDIX hydrolase, with amino-acid sequence MISFEVGDFIFNYRVAAVCRRAGRVLLVQQEGTDFWFLPGGRCEAGESSRDALRRELREELAVDVRIEGLLWVVENFFELGGRSFHELSLYYECLLPESFHRVDLDTSYPWTEVNGASFVLRWFPISGLSEIKLLPEFLQQGLQHPPEHVQHLICRG; translated from the coding sequence ATGATCAGCTTTGAGGTAGGTGACTTCATATTTAATTACAGGGTAGCCGCCGTGTGTAGGAGGGCGGGGCGCGTCCTGCTGGTGCAGCAGGAGGGGACGGATTTCTGGTTTCTACCAGGCGGCAGGTGTGAGGCAGGCGAGTCCTCCAGGGACGCTTTGCGCAGAGAGCTTAGAGAAGAGCTGGCGGTGGACGTCAGGATCGAGGGGCTGCTGTGGGTGGTGGAGAACTTCTTCGAGCTCGGCGGCCGCAGCTTCCATGAGCTGTCGCTGTACTACGAGTGCCTCTTGCCCGAGAGCTTCCATCGCGTGGATCTGGATACCAGCTATCCGTGGACGGAGGTCAACGGCGCATCGTTCGTCTTGCGGTGGTTTCCCATCTCAGGGTTATCCGAGATAAAGCTGCTGCCGGAGTTTCTCCAGCAGGGACTGCAGCACCCTCCCGAGCACGTGCAGCACCTGATCTGCAGGGGATAG